ACGTCCCCATGATCATCGAACTGCATCGATCCGGCCGGCTCGACCTGGAGGCCCTCATCACCGCCAGGCGGCCGTTACAGGAACTGGGAGAAGCGGTTGCCGACATGGAGGCGGGAGTCGGCCTCCGCACGCTCCTTGCCATCTGAACCACATCCACCGATGTCGGTCGTGCGTCGGTGCAGCAGGCCTCATTCGTCACGCACGGCGGTCCGTCCCAGCCACAACCCGACGGCAGCGGCGGCGACCCCCAGCATCACGCTGAGCAGCCCATAGCCCAACGCAGTGGCCAGGTGAGTCTGGCCCAGCCGGGTGTCGAGCTCGACGGCGAAGGTGGAGTAGGTGGTGAAGCTGCCCAGTACGCCCACCCCTAGAAACGGCCGGAGATATTGATGGTCGGGGAACCGTGCGATTGCAACCGCGGTGAGCACACCCAGCAACAGGCTGCCGCCCACGTTGGCGATCAGCGTCGCCCAGGGGACACCCAGGCCGTCGGTCGCCACCGCCTGGGCCAGGCCGTATCTTCCCAATGCCCCCAAGGCCCCGCCCAGGCTCACCGCCACCATCACCTCGAGGCCGGGCCACACCTCCCGGCGCAGTACCTGATCCGGGCGCTCCAGCAGGTCCGGGTCGATCGCCGCGTCGACGACGGGCAGGCCGGGTGAAACTGCGGGCTCGTTCGGGGTCATCACCGACGAGCGTAGAACCGGGCATCGTCCTACGCTCGTAGGATGGTCTGGTTGGCGGTTGGGATTGGCGGAGCACTCGGCGCCCCCCTTCGCTTCGTCACCGACCGCTGGGTGCAGGAGCGACGCTTTGGCGACGACGAACTGACCGCCTGGCCGTTGGGCACGCTGGCGGTCAACGTGATCGGTGGGTTGATGCTCGGGGTGATCGTGGGAGCAAGCCGCTACGGCACATTGGGAGCGGTCCCGGTCGCCGTCATGGGCACCGGGTTTTGCGGCGCGCTCACCACCTTCTCCACCGCGTCGGTCGAGACGATTCGGCTGGCCGAAGCCGATCGCTGGCCGGCGGCGCTGGCCGTGGCGGCATCCAACCTGCTGCTCACCATGACGGCCGCAGCATTGGGGCTGGGGCTGACCGCCGCCATCTGGTGACGATCCCCGTCTGGGCTCCAACCAGGGTCATCGACCACGGAGCCGCCGCCCACCTCGGATTCACACCTCGCCGATCTCGTGGCGCCATCGGTCGATCTGCCGCCTGTCCCGCTTGGTCGGACGCCCTGCGCCAGGATCGCGTTGAGCCCACGCGGCCGCCGTCCCGGCGGGCTCCGGCCGATCCTCGGCCAGCACCCGGTAGCTTGCCTCGGCCAGCGGGGCGCCCACGCGTTTGGAGCGCAGTTCGACCACCTCCACCTCCACCTCCAGACGCCAGGCGCCCCTGCGCACCTCCACCCGGTCGCCAACCGACACCTTGGTGGACGCCTTCACGGCAGCGCCGTCCAGGCGTACCCGCCCCGCCTTGACCGCGTCGGTTGCCGCGGTG
Above is a genomic segment from Candidatus Microthrix parvicella Bio17-1 containing:
- a CDS encoding fluoride efflux transporter FluC → MTPNEPAVSPGLPVVDAAIDPDLLERPDQVLRREVWPGLEVMVAVSLGGALGALGRYGLAQAVATDGLGVPWATLIANVGGSLLLGVLTAVAIARFPDHQYLRPFLGVGVLGSFTTYSTFAVELDTRLGQTHLATALGYGLLSVMLGVAAAAVGLWLGRTAVRDE
- a CDS encoding fluoride efflux transporter FluC, with the protein product MVWLAVGIGGALGAPLRFVTDRWVQERRFGDDELTAWPLGTLAVNVIGGLMLGVIVGASRYGTLGAVPVAVMGTGFCGALTTFSTASVETIRLAEADRWPAALAVAASNLLLTMTAAALGLGLTAAIW
- a CDS encoding RNA-binding S4 domain-containing protein yields the protein MSGATVRLDAWVWAVRMAKTRTAATDAVKAGRVRLDGAAVKASTKVSVGDRVEVRRGAWRLEVEVEVVELRSKRVGAPLAEASYRVLAEDRPEPAGTAAAWAQRDPGAGRPTKRDRRQIDRWRHEIGEV